The following are encoded together in the Brassica napus cultivar Da-Ae chromosome A9, Da-Ae, whole genome shotgun sequence genome:
- the LOC125578616 gene encoding photosystem I subunit O-like, with translation MAATFAAPSTVIGLGGSSVSPIKAKALSSSFLKPTLRAKNPLKVAGASGGRFTCFERNWLRRDLNVVGFGLVGWLAPSSIPAINGKSLTGLFFESIGTELAHFPTPPALTSQFWLWLITWHLGLFICLTFGQIGFKGRTEDYFKK, from the exons atggcAGCAACATTTGCAGCTCCATCGACAGTGATAGGTCTCGGAGGATCATCTGTTTCTCCCATCAAGGCCAAAGCTCTCTCTTCAT CCTTTTTGAAACCAACATTAAGAGCAAAGAACCCTCTGAAAGTCGCCGGAGCATCAGGAGGAAGATTCACTTG CTTTGAGAGGAACTGGCTGAGGAGAGATCTGAACGTGGTGGGGTTCGGGCTTGTCGGATGGCTAGCTCCGTCTAGCATTCCGGCGATAAACGGGAAGAGCCTGACGGGTCTCTTCTTTGAGAGCATAGGAACTGAGCTCGCTCACTTCCCAACTCCTCCAGCTCTCACGTCACAGTTCTGGTTGTGGCTGATCACTTGGCACTTGGGCCTcttcatctgcctcaccttcgGACAAATCGGATTTAAGGGCAGGACCGAGGATTACTTCAAGAAATAA
- the LOC106419804 gene encoding histone deacetylase 8-like, protein MFSLTKSAKYRLLKTFSRIFSVSRLSKEGDCDLTPSSTMLSSDQTSKPQSDAVDVFWHEGMLQHDAVQGVFDTGINPGFLDVLEKHPENADRVRNMVSILQRGPISPYVNWLPGRLAIVSELLTFHTSEYINKLIEADKSGERREISAGTFMSPGSWEAALLAAGTTLSAMQHILDSHGKIAYALVRPPGHHSQPTQADGYCFLNNAALAVKLALDSGRCSRVAVVDIDVHYGNGTAEGFYRSDKVLTVSLHMNHGSWGSSHPQRGSVDELGEGVGLGYNLNVPLPNGTGDKGYEYAVNELVVPAVRRFGPDMVVLVVGQDSSAFDPNGRQCLTMNGYRRIGQIMRAMAEEHSNGRLLMVQEGGYHVTYAAYCLHAMLEGVLKIPEPHLEDPVAYYPEDEAVAVEAVKSIKRYHSEYVPFLRGT, encoded by the exons ATGTTTTCTCTTACCAAGAGTGCGAAGTATAGACTTCTTAAGACTTTTAGTAGAATCTTTTCAGTTTCACGACTAAGTAAGGAAGGAGACTGTGACCTTACTCCATCCTCCACTATGCTCAGCTCAGATCAGACCTCCAAACCCCAAAGCGACGCCGTAGATGTCTTCTGGCACGAAGGAATGCTCCAACACGACGCCGTCCAAGGCGTCTTCGACACGGGAATCAACCCCGGATTCCTCGACGTATTGGAGAAGCACCCGGAGAACGCCGACAGAGTCAGGAACATGGTTTCGATTCTCCAACGTGGTCCCATCTCTCCCTATGTCAACTGGCTTCCCGGTCGCCTCGCAATCGTCTCGGAGCTTCTAACGTTTCACACTTCAG AATACATAAACAAGCTAATAGAGGCAGATAAATCAGGAGAAAGGCGTGAAATCTCCGCAGGTACTTTCATGAGCCCAGGGTCTTGGGAAGCTGCGCTTCTTGCAGCCGGAACAACTCTATCAGCAATGCAACACATTCTCGACAGCCACGGCAAAATAGCTTATGCTCTGGTTCGCCCACCAGGCCACCACTCTCAGCCCACTCAAGCTGATGGGTATTGCTTCCTCAACAACGCAGCTCTCGCCGTGAAGCTAGCGTTGGATTCAGGACGCTGCTCGCGAGTTGCGGTTGTTGACATCGATGTGCACTACGGGAACGGCACAGCTGAAGGGTTTTACAGGTCTGATAAGGTTCTCACGGTGTCGCTGCATATGAACCACGGGTCGTGGGGGTCGTCTCATCCGCAGAGAGGGTCTGTTGATGAGCTTGGTGAAGGTGTGGGGTTGGGTTATAACTTGAATGTTCCTTTACCTAATGGTACTGGTGACAAGGGTTATGAATATGCGGTGAATGAGCTGGTCGTTCCTGCTGTTAGGAGGTTTGGACCTGATATGGTTGTTCTTGTTGTTGGTCAAGACTCTAGCGCT TTTGATCCAAACGGGAGACAATGCCTGACGATGAACGGATACAGAAGGATTGGGCAGATAATGAGGGCAATGGCAGAGGAGCATAGCAATGGAAGGTTGCTTATGGTGCAAGAAGGAGGGTATCATGTAACATATGCAGCTTACTGCCTCCACGCCATGCTTGAAGGCGTGCTGAAGATTCCAGAACCGCATCTTGAGGATCCGGTCGCTTATTACCCTGAAGATGAAGCTGTTGCTGTTGAAGCTGTTAAGTCAATCAAAAGATACCACTCTGAATATGTTCCATTTCTCAGAGGAACTTGA
- the LOC106420124 gene encoding calreticulin-3-like, whose amino-acid sequence MGLPQNKLKSFCIFIFSLLTLTPLAFSEIFLEEHFEGGWKSRWVLSDWKRNEGKAGTFKHTAGKWPGDPDNKGIQTYNDAKHYAISAKIPEFSNKNRTLVVQYSVKIEQDIECGGAYIKLLSGYVNQKQFGGDTPYSLMFGPDICGTQTKKLHVILSYQGQNYPIKKDLECETDKLNHFYTFILRPDASYSVLVDNKEREFGSMYTDWDILPPRKIKVKNAKKPVDWDDREYIDDPEDVKPEGYDLIPREIPDQKAKEPEDWDEEENGHWEPPKIPNPAYKGSWKAKKIKNPDYKGKWKNPWIDNPEFEDDPDLYVLKPIRYAGIEVWQVKAGSIFDNILISDDPEYARSMVDDYFAQHRESEKELFAEAEKEKKAREDEEARIAREEGERRRKERGDRYGHRDRRHRYKRHHRRDYMDDYHDEL is encoded by the exons ATGGGATTGCCTCAAAACAAGCTCAAGTCTTTCTgcatcttcatcttctctcttctcaCTCTTACTCCATTAGCTTTCTCAGAGATCTTCTTAGAAGAGCATTTCGAAG GTGGATGGAAAAGCAGGTGGGTCTTATCTGATTGGAAGAGAAACGAAGGCAAAGCCGGTACCTTTAAGCACACCGCCGGTAAATGGCCCGGCGATCCCGACAATAAAG GTATTCAGACATATAATGATGCCAAGCATTACGCAATTTCTGCAAAGATTCCAGAGTTTAGCAACAAGAACCGGACACTTGTTGTCCAGTACTCAGTCAAAATCGAACAAGACATTGAATGTGGTGGCGCTTACATCAAGCTCCTCTCTGGCTACGTTAACCAGAAGCAGTTTGGTGGTGATACTCCTTACAG TCTAATGTTTGGACCAGATATATGCGGAACACAGACGAAGAAGCTTCATGTGATTCTTTCATACCAGGGACAGAACTATCCAATTAAAAAGGATTTGGAATGTGAAACCGACAAGTTAAATCACTTCTACACATTTATTCTGCGGCCTGATGCTTCTTACAGCGTCCTTGTTGATAATAAAGAGAGGGAGTTTGGCAGTATGTACACAGACTGGGACATCCTTCCTCCAAGGAAGATCAAGGTTAAAAATGCAAAGAAG cCAGTGGACTGGGATGACAGAGAGTATATCGATGACCCTGAGGATGTCAAACCTGAG GGTTATGATTTGATCCCACGAGAAATTCCAGACCAAAAAGCTAAAGAG cCTGAGGACTGGGATGAGGAAGAAAATGGTCACTGGGAACCACCAAAGATCCCAAACCCTGCCTACAAAGGTTCTTGGAAAGCAAAG AAAATCAAGAACCCTGACTACAAGGGAAAATGGAAGAATCCATGGATAGATAATCCAG AGTTTGAAGATGATCCAGATCTTTATGTTCTGAAGCCTATAAGATATGCAGGCATTGAAGTATGGCAG GTGAAGGCTGGTTCAATATTTGACAATATCTTGATCAGTGATGACCCGGAATATGCAAGGAGCATGGTGGATGACTATTTTGCTCAGCACAGAGAG TCTGAGAAGGAGTTATTTGCGGAagctgagaaagaaaaaaaagctaGAGAAGATGAG GAAGCTAGGATAGCACGAGAAGAAGGGGAGCGTAGAAGAAAGGAGAGGGGTGACCGGTATGGACACAGGGACAGGAGGCATCGTTACAAACGA CACCACCGACGTGATTACATGGACGATTACCAT GATGAGCTATAA
- the LOC106420123 gene encoding serine/threonine-protein phosphatase BSL2: protein MDEDSSMLPETDQDRDSRSPDEAQSPFPMEREANRDESDSGSAPEAASSQEQPPQVVGPRCAPTYSVVDALMDKKEDGPGPRCGHTLTAVPAVGEEGTPGYIGPRLVLFGGATALEGNSGGTGTPTSATPSAGIRLAGATADVHCYDVLSNKWTRLTPFGEPPTPRAAHVATAVGTMVVIQGGIGPAGLSAEDLHVLDLTQQRPRWHRVVVQGPGPGPRYGHVMALVGQRYLMAIGGNDGKRPLADVWALDTAAKPYEWRKLEPEGEGPPPCMYATASARSDGLLLLCGGRDANSVPLASAYGLAKHRDGRWEWAIAPGVSPSARYQHAAVFVNARLHVSGGALGGGRMVEDSSSVAVLDTAAGVWCDTKSVVTSPRTGRYSADAAGGDASVELTRRCRHAAAAVGDLIFIYGGLRGGVLLDGLLVAEDLSAAETTYAASHAAAAAATNSPPGRLPGRYGFSDQRNRELSDSAADGAVVLGSPVAPPVNGDMYTDISSENAVLPGTRRTSKGVEYLVEASAAEAEAISATLAAAKARQVNGEVELPDSGGETSPSGTPTFSLKPDSMGSTGGTPAGIRLHHRAVVVAAETGGALGGMVRQLSIDQFENEGRRVSYGTPESATAARKLLDRQMSINSVPKKVIAHLLKPRGWKPPVRRQFFLDCNEIADLCDSAERIFSNEPTVLQLKAPIKIFGDLHGQFGDLMRLFDEYGSPSTAGDISYIDYLFLGDYVDRGQHSLEVISLLLALKVEYQHNVHLIRGNHEAADINALFGFRIECIERMGERDGIWVWHRINRLFNWLPLAASIEKKIICMHGGIGRSINHVEQIENIQRPITMDAGSIVLMDLLWSDPTENDSVEGLRPNARGPGLVTFGPDRVMEFCNNNDLQLIVRAHECVMDGFERFAQGHLITLFSATNYCGTANNAGAILVLGRDLVVVPKLIHPLPPAISSTETPEGHTEDTWMQELNANRPATPTRGRPQTANDKGGSLAWM from the exons ATGGATGAAGATTCGTCTATGCTCCCCGAGACCGATCAAGATCGGGACTCTCGCAGCCCCGACGAAGCCCAATCTCCGTTTCCTATGGAGAGGGAGGCGAATCGCGACGAATCGGATTCGGGATCGGCTCCCGAAGCGGCGAGTTCCCAGGAGCAGCCGCCGCAAGTCGTTGGCCCGAGGTGTGCGCCGACGTACTCGGTGGTGGATGCGTTGATGGATAAGAAGGAGGATGGGCCTGGGCCTAGGTGCGGCCACACGCTGACGGCGGTTCCGGCGGTTGGGGAGGAGGGGACGCCTGGTTATATTGGTCCTCGTCTTGTGTTGTTTGGTGGCGCCACGGCGCTTGAGGGTAACTCTGGTGGCACGGGGACTCCGACTTCGGCTACTCCAAGTGCTGGCATTC GCCTGGCTGGAGCAACTGCTGATGTTCATTGTTATGATGTCCTTTCTAATAAGTGGACTAG GCTTACACCATTTGGAGAACCACCAACCCCAAGAGCCGCACATGTTGCAACTGCAGTCGGGACCATGGTTGTTATTCAG GGTGGAATTGGTCCTGCTGGTTTATCGGCCGAAGATCTTCACGTTCTTGATCTCACTCAGCAACGGCCACGATGGCATAG GGTTGTTGTTCAGGGTCCTGGACCAGGACCGCGTTATGGACATGTCATGGCACTTGTGGGACAGAGGTATCTCATGGCAATTGGTGGAAATGATG GAAAACGTCCACTCGCTGATGTATGGGCGTTGGATACTGCCGCCAAGCCTTATGAATGGCGTAAGTTGGAACCAGAAGGAGAAGGTCCACCTCCCTGCAT GTATGCAACTGCAAGTGCGCGTTCCGATGGTCTTCTGCTCCTCTGTGGTGGAAGAGATGCAAATAGTGTG CCTCTGGCCAGTGCATATGGACTTGCTAAGCACAGAGATGGACGTTGGGAATGGGCCATAGCCCCTGGTGTCTCACCATCTGCTAGATATCAGCATGCAGCA GTATTTGTAAATGCAAGACTTCATGTGTCCGGTGGGGCACTTGGTGGTGGACGCATGGTTGAAGACTCATCCAGTGTTGCAG TCTTGGATACTGCAGCAGGTGTATGGTGTGATACGAAATCAGTTGTTACTAGTCCTAGAACTGGCAGGTACAGTGCCGATGCAGCTGGTGGTGATGCTTCTGTTGAGCTGACTAGGCGTTGTAGGCATGCTGCTGCTGCAGTTGGTGATTTGATATTTATCTATGGTGGTTTACGTGGAG gGGTGTTACTCGATGGTCTATTGGTTGCTGAGGATCTTTCGGCTGCGGAAACAACATATGCTGCTTCTCATGCTGCTGCAGCTGCAGCAACAAATTCGCCACCCGGTCGGTTACCTGGAAGATATGGTTTTTCAGATCAAAGAAATAGGGAGTTATCTGATTCAGCCGCTGATGGTGCCGTTGTGTTGGGAAGCCCTGTTGCACCCCCCGTAAAtggtgatatgtatactgatatAAGCTCTGAAAATGCAGTACTTCCAGGAACTCG GAGAACAAGCAAGGGTGTAGAGTATCTTGTTGAAGCATCAGCGGCAGAAGCTGAGGCGATCAGTGCTACGTTGGCTGCTGCCAAGGCACGGCAGGTCAATGGTGAAGTTGAGCTCCCAGATAGTGGTGGAGAAACTTCACCTAGTGGGACACCTACATTTTCGCTAAAGCCAGATTCTATGGGATCAACCGGTGGTACTCCCGCAGGAATTCGTCTTCATCATAGAGCC GTGGTGGTTGCTGCAGAAACTGGTGGCGCCTTGGGTGGAATGGTTAGACAATTATCTATTGATCAGTTTGAAAATGAGGGACGACGTGTCAGTTATGGGACACCAGAAAGTGCAACTGCAGCAAGGAAATTATTAGATCGACAAATGTCAATCAATAGTGTTCCTAAGAAG GTGATAGCTCATCTTCTGAAGCCTCGTGGGTGGAAGCCTCCAGTTCGACGCCAGTTTTTCCTAGATTGCAATGAAATCGCTGATCTTTGTGATAGTGCAGAACGTATCTTCTCAAATGAACCAACTGTATTACAACTTAAAGCTCCTATCAAAATATTTGGTGATCTGCATGGACAGTTTGGGGATCTTATGCGCCTTTTTGATGAATATGGTTCACCATCTACAGCTGGAGACATTTC ATACATCGATTACCTCTTCTTAGGGGACTATGTTGATCGGGGTCAACACAGTCTAGAAGTAATCTCCCTTCTTCTTGCGTTAAAG GTTGAGTACCAGCATAACGTACACTTAATTCGGGGAAACCATGAAGCTGCGGATATTAATGCCCTTTTTGGCTTCCGAATAGAGTGTATTGAGCGAATG GGTGAACGTGATGGAATCTGGGTGTGGCACCGAATAAACCGTTTATTTAATTGGCTACCTCTGGCTGCATCGATTGAGAAGAAAATTATATGTATGCATGGTGGTATTGGCCGTTCCATAAATCATGTGGAGCAGATAGAAAATATCCAACGTCCAATTACAATGGACGCTGGCTCCATTGTGCTCATGGATTTGTTATG GTCGGATCCAACTGAAAATGACAGTGTTGAAGGTTTAAGACCCAACGCTAGAGGCCCTGGATTGGTTACTTTTGGG CCTGACCGTGTGATGGAGTTCTGCAACAATAATGATCTTCAGTTAATTGTACGTGCACACGAGTGCGTGATGGATGGGTTTGAGCGTTTTGCTCAGGGGCATTTGATAACGCTCTTTTCCGCTACAAACTATTGTG GTACTGCAAATAATGCTGGGGCTATCTTGGTACTGGGGAGAGATCTTGTAGTGGTTCCTAAGCTCATTCATCCGTTACCTCCAGCAATTTCATCAACTGAAACACCAGAAGGACATACAGAAGACACATGGATGCAG GAGCTGAACGCAAATAGACCAGCGACACCAACCAGAGGACGTCCACAAACAGCAAATGACAAAGGAGGTTCTTTGGCGTGGATGTAA